The Hymenobacter sp. DG01 sequence AGAGCTTACCGGTCAGCTTCACGCCAATTACTTTCGGGAACTTCAGTTCCCAGGCCATGCCCGACATTACGTCCACAGCATCGGCACCGCCAACACCAATGGCAACCATGCCCAGGCCGCCAGCGTTGGGGGTGTGTGAGTCAGTGCCGATCATCATGCCGCCGGGGAAGGCGTAGTTCTCGAGCACTACTTGGTGAATGATACCAGCACCGGGCTTCCAGAAGCCGATGCCGTATTTATTGGATACCGAAGCCAGGAAGTCATATACTTCCTTGTTTTCGGAGTTAGCTACGGCCAAATCCTGGTCGGCGCCGCGCTCTGCCTGAATCAGGTGGTCGCAGTGTACAGTGCTGGGCACGGCCACTTGGGCTTTGCCTGCCTGCATAAACTGCAACAGGGCCATCTGGGCGGTGGCGTCCTGCATGGCTACGCGGTCCGGAGCGAAATCGACGTAGGAAACGCCCCGCTCATACGCCTGCGAAACAGAGCCGCCGTACAGGTGAGCGTACAGGATTTTTTCAGTCAGGGTAAGCGGGCGGCCAACGGCGGTACGGGCGGCTTCAATGCGAGAGCCCATGCCATCGTACACGGCCTTGATCATTTCTAAGTCAAACGCCATAATGCGAAATGGAAAAAGTGGAGAGAACGAACCTGTCGGAAACAGGTACGCAAATATAGTTGCCGGTCGTTGCGCTGCCTAAAATTTCGGGCCCTGGGCGGCCCTGGCGGCCTGATTTAGAATCATTCCAAAAGGCACCGCTACCTTGCCGGCAGGCAGAATGCGCTGCCGGCCTTACATTCGCGACCTTGCTTTACTTAAACTAATAGCAGGCGGTAGTAGTTTAGCCTCGAATCAACCTTTTAACTTTTTTCCCATGCCCGTCGCCTTCTCTTTTCGCAAGGCCATAGCCGGGGCCGGACTCGCGCTGGCCGCGGTGGCCTGTCAGTCCAATTCTTCCTCCGAAAAAACCGAGCCCGTGGAAACCACCGGCGCCAATGCTACCTACCTGCCGGCTGGTACCTGGCGCGGGGTGCTGTCGGCCCAGGGCCAGGAAATTCCGTTTCTGTTTGATGTAGAAGCGGGCAATAACAATCAGCCGGTAGCCGTGTACCTGCGCAACGGCGAGGAGCGCCTGAAGCTGGACGAAATCAAAACCGTAGGCGACTCTACCACCATCCGCCTGGGCGTGTTCGATGCCGCGCTGGTGGTATACGCCGACGGACAAACCAACCTGAAAGGTGCCTGGGTGAAGTATGATGCCAAGGAGCCCTACCGGGTACCCTTTTCGGCCAGAAAAGGCGAGGGCAGCTTGTTTGGGGCAAAATCGGGAAAGGAAAATCAATCTTTTGCCGGGACTTGGAAGGTCACGTTTAAGGGCGACGACGGCGAAACGTACCCCGCCGTAGGCGTATTCGAGCAGAAGGACCGGGCCGTGACCGGCACTTTCCTGACCTCTACCGGCGACTACCGCTACCTGGCTGGCAACGTGGATGGCAACACCATGAAGCTAACCACGTTCGATGGCAGCCACGGCTTTCTGTTTACGGCTGAAAAGCAGGAAAACACACTTACCGGCGACTTCTACAGCGGCAAATCGGGCCACGAAACCTGGACGGCTACCCTCGACCCGAACGCCAAGCTGCCCGACGCTAACGCCCTCACCGGCATGAAGCCCGGCCAGAAAAAGCTGGACTTCAAATTCCCGAGCATTATGGAAGGCGGCAGTATCTCGCCTGCTGACCCCAAGTACAAAGGCAAGGTAGTAGTGGTGCAGATTCTGGGCTCCTGGTGCCCCAACTGCATGGACGAAACCAACTTCCTGGCTCCTTGGTACGAGAAAAACAAAGGCCGCGGGGTGGAAATCATCGGGCTAGGCTACGAGCGCACCACCGACCAGAAAGTAGCTGCTCAGAAGCTGCTGAAGATGAAGCAGCGCATGAACGTGGGCTACGACCTGGCCGTGGCCGGCGAAGCCAACAAGGACGCCGCCAGCCAGTCGTTGCCCCAGGTGCAGAAGGTACTGGCCTTCCCTACCACCATCTTCCTCGACAAGAAAGGCGAGGTGCGCAAGATTCACACGGGTTTCTCAGGCCCCGGCACTGGCAAGTACTATGAGCAGGAAGTAGCCGAGTTCAACAAAACCATTGACCAGCTGCTAGCCGAGTAGGTTGCTGGCTGCTGTTTATATGACGGGCCTGCTCTTCTCTGGAGGGCAGGCCCGTTGTGCTATATCAGACGGGTAGCAAACTCCTGACAGCACTTTATCAGGCCCGACTTCCTACCCCATGCTCTGTAGCCAAACCCCACTTCATTCGTACTGATAGTCGGCTACGTCTGTCAGGACCTGCACATGAAGCGTCCTGCCCTTTTGCCCGACATTCCTACCCCTCGCCTCCATGCCAACCCCGATACAGCGCTATGTACCCCGCACGCGGCGAGCCGTCCGCAGCCTGATTCAGCTTCATCCGGCTCCCTGGCGCTGGAAGGTGGGCTTGGAAGCAGGGCTGGCGCTGGGGTTGCCGCTGGGGCTGTTTACCGCGCTGGGACACCAAGGTTGGGGGCTGCAGGCGGCACTGGGAGCCTTCACGGCCCTGTACGGAGCTAGCCTGAGCCGCCGCGACCGGATGAACTTGCTGCCGCTGGTAGCGGCCGGACTGGTTTTGGCCTCGGGGCTGGGGGTAGCGGGCGCCGGCAGCCTCTGGCTGAGCAATGTGTGCCTGGTGCTGGTGAGTGCAGTGGCATGCGTGCTGACGCTGGGTATCCGGCTGGGGCCACCCGGCCCCATGATGTTTGTGCTGGTAACGGCCGTCAGTGCCCACCTGGCCCGGCCGAAGGAGTTAGGCGGAGTTGGCTTGCCGGGCCTGCCGCTGATTGGGCTGGTAGCGGTGGGGGCAACCCTGGCTTACCTGGTGATTATCGCGCCGCTGCTGTTGCCCTCGGTCCGAAAGCGCCACGGGTCGGCCTCAGGGCTGCGGGTGCTGTATCCGAAGTTTCAACTCGACGAGGACACCCTGCTGATGGCGCTGCGCGTGGTGGTAGGCGTGCTGATTACCTGTCTGGTGAGTCGGCCGCTGGGGGCGCACCGGACGTATTGGGTGGTGCTGTCGGCAGTGGCGGTGCTGCAGTCCAGCGCTTCCCGGCAGCTGACGACCATCCGGGGAGTGCAGCGCATGATTGGTACGCTGCTGGGCATTGGGGTCTTTGAGCTGCTGACCTTGGCTCAGCCTTCGGGCCTGTGGCTGGTGGCACTGCTGATGCTGCTGCAGGCGGCTACAGAGGTAGTGGTGGCCCGCAATTACGCCTTCGCCCTGCTGTTTATTACCCCTATGGCGCTGCTGAATTCCACGGCCGGGCACCCCGGCAGCACGCTAATTTCGGTGGAAGGCCGCGTTTTCGATACCCTGCTGGGGGCCACTATTGCGCTGCTGTTGTTCTGGGCCAGCGAGTGGCTGGTGCGTAGGCTACCCCTGTTTACTCAGGCAAAGCCAACCAATGCGCCGTAGCACTGCCACCAGCCTACAACCGTAGTGCTACACCTGCGCCCGTGGCCGTTCCAGCAGCACAATGGGCTCGGCGTGGTAGGTGGTGCGGGCAAATTCCCGGAACCCAAACTTGTGCGCCACTCCCAGGGAGGCCGCATTGTCGGGGTCGATGATGCAGGTCAGGCGGGCCGTTGGAAACTGCGCCTCAATCCATTGCAAAGCCGCTCCTACTGCCTGGGTGGCGTAGCCCCGGCCGTGCACGCGCGGCGAAAGAGTCCAGCCGGCTTCGAGGGTGCCTTTGAGGGACGGCGTCAGGTCGCGCTGAAAGTCAAAGAACCCTACGGTACCGATGAATTCGCCGGTGGCCTTTTCTTCTATCGACCAAGCCCCGTAGCCAAGCAGCGTCCAGTGCCCCTGCTGAGCCAGCAGCCGACGCCAGCCATCTTCCTCGGTTTGGGGCTTGTTGCCGAGGTAGCGGTAGAACGCGGGGTCGGTGAGCATGGCGGCAAACGCGGGCAGGTCGGTTATGCGGGGGCCGCGCAAAAGCAAATCGGGGGTTTCCAGTTCAGGGACCGAAGAATGCGGGGCGGTTAGCAGGCTCAGGGGCTGGGTCATACAGGCAAGTATAGCAAAATAGCTTCCCGGTGCCGCATCAGAAGAAAAGGAAACGACGAGTAAAAGCGCCGATTGGTCGGTGTTTCGGAGGTAGTGCTAGATAAGTAGGCCAACGGCGGGCAATCGGGCACTGGGTTTGAATGAAGACTGGCAGAACGCAGCGCGTTAGGCGCTACCCTTACTTCAGCCTTCAACCTTCTCAGTATCATGAAAAAGCACCTCTTTAGCCTCGCCCTTCTTTTTGGTTTATCTTCTTCCATCGTAGGCACCAGCTTTGCCGCCGACCTGCGCCAGGATGACGGCCGCCAGCGTCGCCAGGGCCGCGAACAGCGCCAGGACCGTCGCCAAGACCACGACCGCCGGGGCAAGTTTAGCGCCCAGGAACGCCAGCGCCGCACCGATGAACTGGCCAAAGAACTGGACCTGAGCAAAAAGCAGAAGTCGAAAATCGAGAAGATTTTCCAGGATCAACAGCAGCAGATGCAAGCCCTGCGTGGCCGTTCGGGCCAGGACCGGGGCCAGCAGATGAGCGAGTTCAAGCGCATCCGCGAAAACACCGATAAGCAGCTCAAAGACGCCCTCTCGAAAAAGCAATATGCCCAACTGGAAGCCAAACGCCAGGAGCGCATGCGCCAAATGAGCAACCGCCGCGACCGGCAGCAGGACCACCAAGGTACTGACCGCCGCGGCTTCGGGGGCCGCAGCTAATTTCCTACCCCCTGCTTAGGCCGTAACCTGTTCAAGCCGCTCTGTCCGTTCGCTCGGGCAGGGCGGTTTTGCGTGGAGGCGGGGGTAGGGCGGGTAAACGGTAGAAACACATTTGCTACACAATAGGACGTGTCATGTCGAGCCCCGCGAGACATCTCGCTCGAATCGTTGGATTACTATTCCAACGTCAGCACGTGAGATGTCTCGACAAGCTCGACATGACACGTCTTTTATTGCAATGTTCCTGTGGTCAGGGGCTCACTGGCAAAGCATTGTGGCCTTTTGCCGGATGCAGTAAAGTATTTCCCGTATATAATCGACTACGGGCTTACCTCCTACCCCACTCGCATGCGCAAACCTCTCCGCTTCCTGGGCCGCCTCACGGTCAGCCTTCTGCTAGTTCTGCTGGTAATAGGCGTAGCCTTTGCCAACCTCAGCCCCGAGTTTGGGGGCAAGCCCACCAAGGCCGAGCGGGCAGCCTACGCGAAATCGGGGCACTACCAGGATGGGGAATTTCAGAATCTGGTACCCACTACCCTCATGACGGGGGGCAGCACAGTTGGCTCGCTCTGGCGCTTCTTGTTCAGTAAAACCCCCAACGACAAACCCGCCGGACCGCTGCCCATGCAGCCCCTGGACTCCGTGAGCATCACGCAAAAAACGCCGGAAGTGCTACGCGTAACCTGGTTTGGGCACTCGGCCAGCCTGGTAGAAATAGCCGGGAAGAACATTCTGCTTGACCCCATGCTGAGCGTGAAGATGGGCCCTATTTCCTGGATTACGCCCCAGCGCTACAATCCGCAGGTAGCCATTACCGCCGAGCAGCTGCCGCCTATTGATGCCGTGCTCATTTCCCACGACCACTACGACCATCTTGATTACCAGACCATTCTGCGGCTCAAAGACAAAACTACCCACTTCTTCGTGCCACTGGGGGTAGGAGCCCACCTGCGGGCCTGGGGCGTGGCGCCGGAGCGGATACGGGAGCTGGATTGGAACGACTCGGTGCAGCTGCCCGGCGGCCTGAGCATCACCAGCACGCCGGCCCGGCACTTTTCCGGCCGGGGTCTCACCAACCGCAACTCCACTTCCTGGAGCTCTTGGGTGATAAAATCGGCTACAAAGCGCGTATTCTATAGCGGCGACGGGGGCTACGGACCGCACTTCCAAACCATCGGCCAACAGCACGGCCCCTTCGACCTGGCCCTGATGGAATGCGGACAGTACGACGCGCAATGGGCTCAGATTCATATGCTGCCTGAGCAGAGCGTGCAGGCCGCCCTGGATGTGCAAGCCAGGCTGCTGTTACCCGTGCATTGGGGCGCTTTCACGGAGGCCCATCATGCCTGGAACGAACCAGTGCAACGGGCTTCGGCCGCCGCTGCTCGCCTCAATTTACCTATGACAACTCCCCTGCTGGGCCAAACTATTACGCTCGGTGCCGGCCCACTTCCGCAAACGAAGTGGTGGCAGTAGGGGTGTTCTGATGAGCATTAGACGAATTAAGCAGAATCTGGCCTGCAGTGAGGATTGAGTGAAAAATAGCTGTCATCCTGAGTATAGCGAAGGACCTTATCACGTCAGCACGAGTCGTAATAACGATTTGTTCTAGCGTGACAAGGTCCTTCGCTGCACTCAGGATGACAGCTATTTCGGCTACGCTAGCCGCTCAAACTGCAGCACTACTCCTTCCTGGGGCCGCAACGTTACCAAGGGCACGGGTACTACCTCCTCCTTCGTGATGGGCGCGACGGTGAAGTGCCGGAGCGTTTCCAGCAGTACCAACTGAATTTCAGCCAGGGCAAAGTGGTTGCCGATGCACAGACGCGGTCCGCCCCCGAAAGGCAGGTAGGCGTAGGCCGGCACCGGCGGCTGGGCACCCGGAGCAAACCGCTCAGGCCGAAACGCATTGGGGGCGGGCCACAGCGTAGGGTGGCGGTGCAGCCCGTAAATGTAAAGTGAAAAGAGCGTGCCCTTCGGAAACGGGTGCCCCTGAAACTCATCGTCTTCCAAAGCTACGCGGTCCAGAATCCAGGCCGGGGGGTAGAGCCGCATGGTTTCCTGAATCACTTGCATGGAGTATGGCAGGCGGGCTAGCTCCTCGAACTCCGGGGCCCGATGGGCCAGGCCAGCTGCCGCCCGCTCCTGCCGAATCTGGGCAGCGGCCTCGGGGTGCTCAGCCAACAAATAAAACAGCCAGCTTAAGGCGTTGGCTGAGGTTTCGTGGCCGGCCAGTAACAGGATGTTGGCTTCATCTACCAGCTGTTCTTCCATCATAGGCTCGCCAGTGTCCTCGTAGCGCACATCCAGCAGCATTTGCAGCAGGTCGTTATGAGGAGTGGCGGGGCTGGTACCGGCCCGCTGACGCTTGCGGATGTAGGTCCGGACCAGCTCGCGTAGCTCTCGGCTCAGGGCCTCGTGGCGGCGGTAGCTGCCGGTGCCTTGCAGCCAGGGCCGGAGGTAGGGCTGCCGGATGGTGCGCACGTAAAAAGCCTGAATCTGGGTCAGGATATCCGACAGCCGGTCGCGCTCCGCGTCGCTCATGCTGGTGCCAAAGGTGGCCTGCGCAATAATCCGGAACGCTACCCGCGTCATGGCCTCATGAATATCGACCAGGGCCGGACCGGTGGCCGTGCGGGCTTGCAGCTCCTGGGTCCACTCCTCGGCGGCGGCTTGCATCAGACGGGTAAGGCCGGCCAGGCGCTGGCGGTGGAAGGCCGGCTGAATCAGGCGGCGCTGCCGTAGCCAGTCGGGCCCCTCGTTGGTGAGTAGCCCCCGCCCGATGTAGCGGATCAGGCCGTGCGTGAGGTCCGACTTGAGGTAGCGGCGGTGGTGTTGACGGAGAATATGCTGTACCAGGGCCGGGTCGCGGGTGACGTAGCACGGCCGGATGCCGCCCAGGTGCAGCCCCACCGTGTCGCCGTGGGCAGCGTGGGCGCGGTTAAGGTTGCCGATAGGGTCGCGGGCCATGGCCAGCGAGGTAAGCAGGGTGCGCCAGCGGGGCACCCACGGAAAAGGCGCCGTCGGCGCCTCTATAGCAGGTAACAAGGGGGTAGGCATACGGAAATAGCGCAGTAATGCTTTCCAAGATAAAACAAAAACGAGGCCACCGGGCCGGCGAGCTGCACTCTCCTACCCCTTAGCACAACCCCAAGCCACCGTTCGCGCGTACAGCCTACTAGCCCCTGTGGCCTCCCGAACTTTCTCCAACAACCAAACTCTCGGCTCCTTATGTGGATTCAACAGAAAAATACCCCCGCCCCGCTCGATGAACTGCAAGGCCGTACCGTAGGCCTCAAATTCGAATGCAACGAGTGCCACACCGAAGTGTTTACCGACCTGATCGGCGTGCCCGCCCCCGACCATCTGGCCAACTCCATGGAAGACGACGGCCAGTTTGAAACGGAAGAAATTAAGTGCCCCGGCTGCGACATGACCCACGAAATCACCGTGAAAAGCACCTTTGATGGGGTACATTTTGAGGTATCGGAAGTAGCGCCGGACAGCGTTTCCTACCAGATTGCCGAGCCTGAACACTAAGCCACTTATAAGCAGCTGAAGTAACTCCGGTTACCTGATGCTTCAACACGAAAAAGGCTCGCCATTCGGCGAGCCTTTTTCGTGTTAAGTAAATTCCTGAATGATGTACGGCTTACTTCTCCCGCTCGATAGTATAGTTAATGAGCTGCTCCAGGGAAGTGCGCGAGGCCGAAGCCGGGAAAGTGCGCAGGATTTCCAGAGCTTCGTCGCGGTAGCGTTCCATCACTTTAATGGCGTACTCCAGGCCCCCGGAGGTTTTCACGTACTCAATCACCTGCTGCACCCGGTCCTTGCGGCCGTCGTTGTTTTTCACGTTATAAATGACGCGGCGCTTGGTTAGCCAGTCGGCCTGCTGAAGGGCGTAGATGAGGGGTAGGGTCATCTTCTTCTCCTTGATATCAATGCCCAGCGGCTTCCCGATTTCGGCCGTGCCGTAATCGAACAGGTCGTCCTTGATCTGGAAGGCCATACCCACCTTTTCGCCGAAAAGGCGGGCGCGCTCAATAGTTTTCGCATCGGCCCCGGCTGAAGCCGCCCCTACCGCGCAGCAGGAAGCAATCAGGGAAGCTGTTTTCTGCCGGATGATGTCGAAGTACACGTCCTCGGTAATGTCGAGGCGGCGGGCTTTTTCAATCTGCAGCAGTTCGCCTTCGCTCAGCTCCTTTACCGCGTTGCTCACGATTTTGAGCAGCTCGTAGTCGTTGTTTTCCAGGCTCAGGAGCAGGCCTTTGCTCAGCAGGTAGTCGCCCACGAGCACGGCAATCTTGTTTTTCCAGAGGGCATTGATGGAGAAGAACCCGCGCCGGTAGTTCGATTCGTCCACTACGTCGTCGTGCACCAGGGTGGCCGTGTGCAGCAGCTCAATCAGGGCCGCGCCCCGGAACGAGGCTTCCGGCAGCGGGTCGCCGCCGCTGATTTTAGCCGTGAAGAACACAAACATGGGCCGGATCTGCTTGCCCTTGCGCTTCACAATGTACCCCATGATTTTATCGAGCAGGAGCTGCCGCGTTTGCATGGACTGGCGGAATTTCTTCTCGAACTCCTCCATCTCGGCGGCGATGGGCGCCTGTATCTGGTCCAGCGTTACGGTCATGCGGGTATTTTGAGCGCTGCAATGATACGCGGAAAAAGGTGAAATAGTGAGTTAGAGAGACGGTGAGATACGGGCCGCGAAGCTCAGAACGAGGAACGGCACCTTTCGCTCCTTGGGGCAGCGCCGGGCAAATAGAGGAACCTTGCCGTTCACACGGCCGAGGTTTGCGACCTTTCAGGGGTAGGGTATTCATTCGGGAGAGTAAGTGCACCGGCTCAGGATAACAATGGTGGGCAGAATGGGTTTGTGGCGTTGAGAGGGGTAAGACAGCTGGAACCACCCCGCCAGCGCATCAGACTCGTCAGCTCACTATCTCACCATTTCACCCCTTACCTTCGCCCCCATGCCACTGCCTCAGCCCCTCCGCCTCGATTTCCAGCTCAGCAGCGCCCACCACACCCGCCCGTTCGCGGCCGATATGCGGTATGTGCCTACCGGCCAGCCCAAGCCGGTGGTGGTGTTCGTGCACGGGTTCAAGGGGTTCAAAGACTGGGGCCATTTTAACGTATTGGCCGATTGGTTTGCCAGCCAGGGGGTAGTGTTCGTGAAGCTTAACCTCTCGCATAATGGCCTGGTAGTGGATGGCACCGGCGACCTGGAGGACCTGGAAGCCTTTGGGCGCAACAACTTCTCCCTGGAGCTGAACGACATCGGCACCCTACTCGACTACCTCCACCAGACTGGCGAAACCCAACTGCCCCGCGCCGAAATGGACCTGACGCGCCTAGCCCTCATCGGCCACAGCCGAGGCGGCGGCCTGGTGCTGCTGAAAGCCGCCGAAGACACTCGCGTGAAGGCCGTGGTTACCTGGGCCGCCATTAACAATGTGAATCCCGGCTGGACCGAGGAGCTGATGCAGCACTGGCAACAGCAGGGCGTGTACTACGTGGAAAACAGCCGCACCAAGCAGCAGCTTCCGCTTTACTTCCAGATTGTGGAGGACTACCACCAGAACCGGCTGCGGCTGGACATTCCGCACAATGTGCGCCGCAAGCTCCGGCAGCCCCTGCTGATTCTGCACGGCGACCAGGACGAAACCGTACCTGTGCAGCGCGCCCACGAGCTAAAATCCTGGAAGCCCGAAGCCGAGTTGGCCATCCTGCCGGGAGTTACGCACAATTTCGGGGGTGGTCACCCGTGGCCTTCCCCGGAGTTGCCCGCTCAGGCCCTGACCGCGGCGGAGGTTACGATGGAGTTCCTGAGCCGCGTTCTGTAGTCTCATGCCCACCGCCTACCTCCTCCTCGGCTCCAACC is a genomic window containing:
- a CDS encoding TlpA disulfide reductase family protein gives rise to the protein MPVAFSFRKAIAGAGLALAAVACQSNSSSEKTEPVETTGANATYLPAGTWRGVLSAQGQEIPFLFDVEAGNNNQPVAVYLRNGEERLKLDEIKTVGDSTTIRLGVFDAALVVYADGQTNLKGAWVKYDAKEPYRVPFSARKGEGSLFGAKSGKENQSFAGTWKVTFKGDDGETYPAVGVFEQKDRAVTGTFLTSTGDYRYLAGNVDGNTMKLTTFDGSHGFLFTAEKQENTLTGDFYSGKSGHETWTATLDPNAKLPDANALTGMKPGQKKLDFKFPSIMEGGSISPADPKYKGKVVVVQILGSWCPNCMDETNFLAPWYEKNKGRGVEIIGLGYERTTDQKVAAQKLLKMKQRMNVGYDLAVAGEANKDAASQSLPQVQKVLAFPTTIFLDKKGEVRKIHTGFSGPGTGKYYEQEVAEFNKTIDQLLAE
- a CDS encoding FUSC family protein; this encodes MPTPIQRYVPRTRRAVRSLIQLHPAPWRWKVGLEAGLALGLPLGLFTALGHQGWGLQAALGAFTALYGASLSRRDRMNLLPLVAAGLVLASGLGVAGAGSLWLSNVCLVLVSAVACVLTLGIRLGPPGPMMFVLVTAVSAHLARPKELGGVGLPGLPLIGLVAVGATLAYLVIIAPLLLPSVRKRHGSASGLRVLYPKFQLDEDTLLMALRVVVGVLITCLVSRPLGAHRTYWVVLSAVAVLQSSASRQLTTIRGVQRMIGTLLGIGVFELLTLAQPSGLWLVALLMLLQAATEVVVARNYAFALLFITPMALLNSTAGHPGSTLISVEGRVFDTLLGATIALLLFWASEWLVRRLPLFTQAKPTNAP
- a CDS encoding GNAT family N-acetyltransferase, with amino-acid sequence MTQPLSLLTAPHSSVPELETPDLLLRGPRITDLPAFAAMLTDPAFYRYLGNKPQTEEDGWRRLLAQQGHWTLLGYGAWSIEEKATGEFIGTVGFFDFQRDLTPSLKGTLEAGWTLSPRVHGRGYATQAVGAALQWIEAQFPTARLTCIIDPDNAASLGVAHKFGFREFARTTYHAEPIVLLERPRAQV
- a CDS encoding MBL fold metallo-hydrolase translates to MRKPLRFLGRLTVSLLLVLLVIGVAFANLSPEFGGKPTKAERAAYAKSGHYQDGEFQNLVPTTLMTGGSTVGSLWRFLFSKTPNDKPAGPLPMQPLDSVSITQKTPEVLRVTWFGHSASLVEIAGKNILLDPMLSVKMGPISWITPQRYNPQVAITAEQLPPIDAVLISHDHYDHLDYQTILRLKDKTTHFFVPLGVGAHLRAWGVAPERIRELDWNDSVQLPGGLSITSTPARHFSGRGLTNRNSTSWSSWVIKSATKRVFYSGDGGYGPHFQTIGQQHGPFDLALMECGQYDAQWAQIHMLPEQSVQAALDVQARLLLPVHWGAFTEAHHAWNEPVQRASAAAARLNLPMTTPLLGQTITLGAGPLPQTKWWQ
- a CDS encoding cytochrome P450, which codes for MPTPLLPAIEAPTAPFPWVPRWRTLLTSLAMARDPIGNLNRAHAAHGDTVGLHLGGIRPCYVTRDPALVQHILRQHHRRYLKSDLTHGLIRYIGRGLLTNEGPDWLRQRRLIQPAFHRQRLAGLTRLMQAAAEEWTQELQARTATGPALVDIHEAMTRVAFRIIAQATFGTSMSDAERDRLSDILTQIQAFYVRTIRQPYLRPWLQGTGSYRRHEALSRELRELVRTYIRKRQRAGTSPATPHNDLLQMLLDVRYEDTGEPMMEEQLVDEANILLLAGHETSANALSWLFYLLAEHPEAAAQIRQERAAAGLAHRAPEFEELARLPYSMQVIQETMRLYPPAWILDRVALEDDEFQGHPFPKGTLFSLYIYGLHRHPTLWPAPNAFRPERFAPGAQPPVPAYAYLPFGGGPRLCIGNHFALAEIQLVLLETLRHFTVAPITKEEVVPVPLVTLRPQEGVVLQFERLA
- a CDS encoding polyprenyl synthetase family protein, encoding MTVTLDQIQAPIAAEMEEFEKKFRQSMQTRQLLLDKIMGYIVKRKGKQIRPMFVFFTAKISGGDPLPEASFRGAALIELLHTATLVHDDVVDESNYRRGFFSINALWKNKIAVLVGDYLLSKGLLLSLENNDYELLKIVSNAVKELSEGELLQIEKARRLDITEDVYFDIIRQKTASLIASCCAVGAASAGADAKTIERARLFGEKVGMAFQIKDDLFDYGTAEIGKPLGIDIKEKKMTLPLIYALQQADWLTKRRVIYNVKNNDGRKDRVQQVIEYVKTSGGLEYAIKVMERYRDEALEILRTFPASASRTSLEQLINYTIEREK
- a CDS encoding S9 family peptidase, whose amino-acid sequence is MPLPQPLRLDFQLSSAHHTRPFAADMRYVPTGQPKPVVVFVHGFKGFKDWGHFNVLADWFASQGVVFVKLNLSHNGLVVDGTGDLEDLEAFGRNNFSLELNDIGTLLDYLHQTGETQLPRAEMDLTRLALIGHSRGGGLVLLKAAEDTRVKAVVTWAAINNVNPGWTEELMQHWQQQGVYYVENSRTKQQLPLYFQIVEDYHQNRLRLDIPHNVRRKLRQPLLILHGDQDETVPVQRAHELKSWKPEAELAILPGVTHNFGGGHPWPSPELPAQALTAAEVTMEFLSRVL